A window from Cryobacterium sp. PAMC25264 encodes these proteins:
- a CDS encoding DUF3488 and transglutaminase-like domain-containing protein, whose amino-acid sequence MRWPLSAALIVLLLAGCTALGTVLAGSGWWWVLLVIAAAVLSAAAGFRRARLPAALVPVLSAGALVVLLTLVFGGGTGVLWLIPTGDTFARFTDLATSGVRSIQTQGTPAQVLDGILFLLACGVGLLAILMDVLAIGLRWPALAGIPPLVPLAVPGFVIDTGAEWGSLVATAVAYLLVLRVDARLRGMEAIRQGGSLGWSATSPPGAVRGALAIGAIGIAGALVIGLTAPIVSGVTGGSRPNSALFGGGVSPMINLGQDLRRPAPTPALHYRTTASEQPYLALLTLDDIKGTTWLPRPVEIDPEKTVESIDDPPGLSEAVTRTSATTIIAVDGVRTDLLPVPVPATSVDGLTGEWFWNNGTRAITSPDNTTSGQRYTVTSLEVQPTREQLRQAGGRYPVGIESSLSLPEDTPGIIAETAGAVTAGAESNYDAAVALQDYLRGNDFSYDAEAPVEDGYDGGGAEVIATFLEVKRGYCVHFSSAMALMARSLGIPARISLGYLPGTRTTTVVGGLNRYNVDSDDLHAWPELYFTGVGWVPFEPTPGRGSVPDYALPESSAVAGAPESAGAAPVAPRPNDNPGLTGGPSGTVTAAEDDLPGILARVGLLVAAALVLLAVPGVVRVLRRRRRRRMLAADRAGAVLAWRELTDTALDHGVTVYETLTARELAGAIRARPGVGDTPEVSDALERMLVAIERAHYARTSAGTAGGADLLRDLDAVVRAVQQGGSAAERVRATVAPASLGSTALRRMGLARGSAAGPDEGANQRTPTGA is encoded by the coding sequence TTGCGGTGGCCGCTCTCCGCGGCACTGATCGTGCTGCTCCTCGCCGGGTGCACCGCGCTGGGCACGGTCCTGGCCGGCTCCGGCTGGTGGTGGGTGCTCCTGGTCATCGCAGCGGCGGTCCTGTCCGCCGCCGCCGGGTTCCGGCGCGCCCGGCTGCCGGCCGCGCTCGTGCCGGTGCTGTCGGCGGGGGCCCTTGTCGTCCTGCTCACCCTGGTTTTCGGCGGGGGAACCGGTGTGCTGTGGCTGATTCCCACCGGCGACACATTCGCACGATTCACCGACCTGGCCACGTCCGGCGTGCGGTCGATCCAGACACAGGGCACACCGGCGCAGGTGCTGGACGGCATCCTGTTCCTCCTGGCCTGCGGGGTCGGCCTGCTGGCGATCCTGATGGATGTGCTGGCGATCGGGCTGCGCTGGCCCGCACTGGCCGGCATCCCCCCGCTCGTTCCCCTGGCCGTGCCCGGCTTCGTGATCGACACCGGCGCCGAGTGGGGCAGCCTCGTCGCCACCGCCGTGGCCTACCTGCTGGTGCTGCGCGTGGACGCCAGGCTGCGCGGCATGGAGGCGATCCGGCAGGGCGGGTCGCTCGGCTGGAGTGCGACGTCACCCCCGGGCGCGGTCCGCGGCGCCCTCGCCATCGGCGCGATCGGTATAGCCGGGGCTCTCGTCATCGGACTTACCGCCCCGATCGTCTCCGGCGTCACCGGCGGCTCCCGGCCGAACAGCGCCCTCTTCGGCGGGGGAGTGAGCCCGATGATCAATCTGGGTCAGGACCTACGCCGGCCCGCGCCGACGCCCGCCCTGCACTACCGCACAACGGCCAGCGAACAGCCGTACCTGGCGCTGCTCACCCTCGACGACATCAAGGGCACCACCTGGCTGCCCCGGCCCGTGGAGATCGACCCCGAGAAGACCGTGGAGTCGATCGACGATCCGCCTGGACTGTCCGAGGCCGTCACACGCACCTCCGCCACCACGATCATCGCTGTCGACGGTGTGAGGACCGACCTGTTGCCCGTGCCGGTGCCCGCCACCTCGGTCGACGGGCTCACCGGGGAGTGGTTCTGGAACAACGGCACCCGGGCCATCACCAGCCCGGACAACACCACGAGCGGTCAGCGCTACACGGTGACCTCCTTGGAGGTGCAACCCACCCGGGAGCAGCTGCGCCAGGCCGGCGGACGGTATCCGGTGGGCATCGAGTCGAGCCTGTCTCTGCCGGAGGACACGCCGGGAATCATCGCGGAGACCGCGGGCGCTGTCACGGCGGGCGCCGAATCGAACTACGACGCCGCGGTGGCCCTGCAGGATTACCTGCGCGGCAACGACTTCAGTTACGACGCCGAGGCTCCCGTCGAAGACGGTTACGACGGCGGGGGTGCGGAGGTCATCGCCACCTTCCTTGAGGTGAAGCGGGGCTACTGCGTGCACTTCTCCTCGGCCATGGCCCTGATGGCCCGCAGCCTCGGCATTCCCGCCCGGATCTCGCTGGGCTACCTGCCTGGCACCCGCACCACCACGGTGGTGGGTGGGCTCAACCGCTACAACGTCGACTCAGACGATCTGCACGCGTGGCCCGAGCTGTACTTCACCGGGGTCGGCTGGGTGCCCTTCGAGCCGACGCCGGGCCGGGGGAGCGTTCCCGACTACGCGTTGCCGGAGAGCTCCGCGGTGGCCGGCGCGCCGGAGAGCGCCGGTGCCGCGCCCGTCGCCCCCCGCCCCAATGACAACCCCGGTCTCACGGGCGGCCCCAGCGGCACCGTCACCGCGGCGGAAGACGACCTGCCCGGCATCCTGGCCCGGGTGGGGCTGCTCGTGGCTGCGGCCCTGGTTCTGCTGGCCGTGCCCGGGGTGGTGCGCGTCCTGCGACGCAGGCGCCGGCGGAGGATGCTCGCCGCCGATCGGGCCGGCGCAGTGCTGGCCTGGCGGGAGCTCACCGACACCGCTCTTGACCACGGGGTCACCGTGTACGAGACCCTCACCGCGCGCGAGCTGGCTGGAGCCATCCGCGCCCGTCCTGGAGTCGGTGACACGCCGGAGGTGAGCGACGCGCTCGAACGGATGCTCGTCGCCATCGAACGGGCCCACTACGCCCGCACGTCGGCGGGAACAGCCGGTGGCGCCGACCTCCTGCGCGACCTGGATGCCGTCGTGCGCGCGGTGCAGCAGGGCGGCAGTGCTGCCGAGCGGGTGCGGGCCACCGTGGCGCCGGCATCGCTCGGCTCCACCGCCCTCCGCCGGATGGGACTTGCTCGGGGCTCCGCGGCCGGCCCCGACGAGGGGGCGAACCAGCGCACCCCGACGGGCGCGTAG
- the smc gene encoding chromosome segregation protein SMC, translating to MYLKSLTLKGFKSFAQPTTFAFEPGVTCVVGPNGSGKSNVVDALAWVMGEQGVKTLRGGKMEDVIFAGTSTRGPLGRAEVTLSIDNSDGALPIEYAEVTISRTLFRNGGSEYAINGRTCRLLDVQELLSDSGLGREMHVIVGQGQLDAVLRASPEERRGFIEEAAGILKHRRRKEKTVRKLEAMQTNLTRLSDLAGEIRRQLKPLGQQAQVAREAQQIAATVRDARARLLADDVVTLRTALDAHGRTESERHSERIVIQDQLDHNQARIRRLEEAQVGDAVDVARRTAFALESAQERLRGLYTLANQRLALLGSQAEPADRASSVTPQRVAEAAAEVERLERGIIVAEDTWTRTRAVTAALRRDLDALDDEISAQAALVSRHDLEVSHLAGQADTAASRVAAVRGEVLRRQGALTAARERLAAARAQLAELEETELHEAPGDVPEGMPAGIDPADLDEIVERAQAQMLESGTEIERLRDILHGHERERDALEARRGALTLALGQKDGSSALLEADLAGIGGLVAERMSVQPGFERAIAAALGSLADAVAAENRTAAIQAVEHSDRHHLGRVEFVLTGAGPAAPAALPGLPGTVPAASVVEAPPGVLGLLGRTLIVDDLDAAVAAADALADEPVTLITRAGDVLTAHSLRAGTGAAPSTLELVTERDTAQSRLAEVTSEITIVSGDLGDQRALHAAAQAQATAAAALVRDRDARESATAAQRVRLTVQVDAASADLDRLSAAAELAAAGVVEAESAAATSAAALETRRSQPRPILDVSARDSLAAELDAAKEREIEARLQVDTARERVRSAQGRVAALTRQLETDRAEADAAARRAVLRRRQVDAASAVADALPRALGSIDASVAEARTLLSTAEAERASQNEELGALRRDESSLRSRLQAITENVHGLELQIYEKKLQLSALLERAAHELGLVEDVLVAEYGPDQPVPGAAADRADAPPGAAETDPGTPYDRDEQQSRLAAAERKYARLGRINPLALEEFAALEQRHLFLTEQLTDLTRTRTDLLTIIDDIDDKMGTIFSSAFDDTQAAFAEVFPVLFPGGSGSIQLTDPSDMLTTGIEVSVKPAGKKIERLSLLSGGERSLAAVALLIAIFKARPSPFYIMDEVEAALDDANLGRLLTIFEDLRRTSQLIVITHQKRTMEIADALYGVSMRQDGVSAVVGQRMVRDDVEQAS from the coding sequence TTGTACCTGAAGAGTCTCACCCTCAAGGGCTTCAAGTCGTTCGCTCAACCCACCACCTTCGCCTTCGAACCTGGCGTCACCTGTGTGGTGGGCCCGAACGGCTCAGGCAAGTCCAATGTGGTCGACGCCCTGGCCTGGGTCATGGGCGAACAAGGCGTGAAGACCCTCCGCGGCGGCAAGATGGAAGACGTCATCTTCGCCGGAACCTCCACCCGCGGGCCACTCGGGCGCGCAGAAGTCACCCTCTCGATCGACAACAGCGACGGCGCCCTGCCCATCGAATACGCCGAGGTGACCATTTCGCGCACCCTCTTCCGCAACGGCGGCAGCGAGTACGCCATCAACGGCCGCACCTGCCGCCTCCTCGACGTGCAGGAGCTGCTCAGCGACTCAGGCCTCGGCCGGGAGATGCACGTCATCGTCGGTCAGGGCCAGTTGGATGCCGTGCTGCGCGCGAGCCCCGAGGAGCGCCGCGGGTTCATCGAGGAGGCCGCCGGAATCCTCAAGCACCGTCGCCGCAAGGAAAAGACCGTGCGCAAGCTCGAGGCCATGCAGACCAACCTCACCAGGCTCAGCGACCTCGCCGGGGAGATCCGGCGCCAACTCAAGCCGCTCGGCCAGCAGGCCCAGGTGGCCAGGGAAGCCCAGCAGATCGCCGCTACTGTGCGTGATGCGCGTGCGCGGCTGCTCGCCGACGACGTGGTCACCCTGCGCACGGCGTTGGACGCGCACGGACGCACCGAGAGCGAGCGGCACTCCGAGCGCATCGTCATCCAGGACCAGCTCGACCACAATCAGGCCCGTATCCGCCGGCTGGAAGAGGCCCAGGTGGGTGACGCCGTCGACGTGGCAAGGCGCACGGCGTTCGCGCTCGAATCCGCCCAGGAGCGCCTGCGCGGCCTCTACACCCTGGCCAACCAGCGCCTGGCCCTGCTCGGCAGCCAGGCCGAACCGGCCGATCGGGCCTCGAGCGTCACCCCGCAGCGTGTCGCCGAGGCCGCCGCCGAGGTGGAGCGGCTCGAACGCGGCATCATCGTCGCCGAGGACACCTGGACCAGGACCCGGGCCGTCACGGCCGCCCTCCGACGCGACCTCGACGCGCTCGATGACGAGATCTCGGCGCAGGCGGCCCTCGTCTCCCGTCACGACCTAGAGGTCTCTCACCTGGCCGGACAGGCCGACACGGCCGCGTCGCGCGTCGCCGCCGTGCGCGGCGAAGTGCTGCGCCGGCAGGGAGCCCTGACGGCCGCGCGCGAGCGCCTTGCGGCCGCCCGAGCCCAGCTGGCCGAGCTGGAGGAGACCGAGCTGCACGAGGCCCCCGGCGACGTCCCCGAAGGAATGCCCGCCGGCATCGACCCGGCAGACCTCGATGAGATCGTGGAACGCGCCCAGGCCCAAATGCTCGAGTCCGGAACAGAGATCGAGCGTCTTCGCGACATACTGCACGGCCACGAACGGGAACGAGACGCCCTCGAAGCCCGCCGGGGCGCCCTCACGTTGGCCCTCGGCCAGAAGGACGGCTCCTCCGCGCTCCTCGAGGCGGATCTCGCCGGCATCGGCGGCCTCGTCGCCGAACGGATGAGTGTGCAGCCGGGCTTCGAACGTGCCATCGCCGCCGCTCTCGGCTCCCTCGCCGACGCCGTGGCCGCCGAGAACCGCACCGCGGCCATCCAGGCCGTCGAACACTCCGACCGCCACCACCTCGGCCGGGTCGAGTTCGTGCTGACCGGAGCAGGTCCGGCCGCACCGGCTGCCCTGCCGGGTCTGCCGGGCACGGTGCCCGCCGCGAGCGTGGTCGAGGCGCCGCCCGGGGTGCTCGGACTGCTCGGCCGCACCCTCATCGTCGACGACCTGGACGCCGCCGTCGCCGCGGCGGACGCCCTGGCCGACGAACCCGTCACGCTGATCACCCGCGCCGGCGACGTGCTCACCGCGCACTCCCTGCGAGCCGGCACCGGCGCGGCACCGAGCACGCTTGAGCTCGTCACCGAACGCGACACCGCCCAGAGCCGCCTGGCCGAGGTGACCAGCGAGATCACCATCGTCTCCGGCGACCTCGGCGACCAGCGCGCACTGCACGCCGCCGCGCAGGCGCAAGCCACGGCGGCGGCCGCCCTCGTGCGCGACCGGGATGCCCGCGAGAGTGCCACGGCCGCGCAACGCGTCCGGCTGACCGTGCAGGTGGATGCCGCCTCCGCCGACCTCGACCGGCTGTCGGCCGCCGCGGAGCTGGCCGCGGCCGGCGTGGTCGAGGCGGAGAGCGCGGCGGCGACCAGCGCGGCCGCGCTGGAGACCCGGCGCTCCCAGCCCCGCCCCATCCTGGATGTCAGCGCGCGGGATTCGCTCGCGGCCGAACTGGATGCCGCCAAAGAACGTGAGATCGAGGCGCGTCTGCAGGTGGACACCGCCAGGGAACGGGTGCGGAGCGCCCAGGGCCGGGTGGCCGCCCTCACCCGCCAGCTCGAGACCGACCGGGCCGAGGCCGACGCGGCCGCGCGGCGGGCGGTTCTCCGGCGCCGGCAAGTGGATGCGGCTTCGGCCGTGGCCGACGCGCTGCCCCGGGCCCTGGGGTCCATAGACGCGTCCGTCGCCGAGGCCCGGACGCTGCTCAGTACGGCTGAGGCCGAACGCGCCAGCCAGAACGAGGAACTCGGCGCGTTGCGCCGGGACGAAAGTTCCTTACGCTCCCGCCTGCAGGCCATCACCGAGAACGTCCACGGTCTCGAATTGCAGATCTACGAGAAGAAGCTGCAACTGTCAGCCCTGCTCGAACGGGCCGCACACGAGCTGGGCCTGGTGGAAGACGTCCTGGTTGCCGAGTACGGTCCAGACCAGCCGGTGCCGGGCGCGGCGGCCGACCGGGCCGACGCGCCCCCGGGCGCCGCCGAGACGGATCCGGGTACGCCGTACGACCGCGACGAACAACAGTCACGACTCGCCGCGGCCGAACGCAAGTACGCCCGGCTGGGCCGGATCAACCCGCTCGCCCTCGAGGAATTCGCCGCCCTCGAACAGAGGCACCTCTTCCTGACCGAACAGCTCACCGACCTCACCAGGACCCGGACCGATCTGCTCACGATCATCGACGACATCGACGACAAGATGGGCACCATCTTCTCCAGCGCGTTCGACGACACGCAGGCCGCGTTCGCCGAGGTGTTCCCGGTGCTGTTCCCCGGTGGCAGCGGCAGCATCCAGCTCACCGACCCGTCCGACATGCTCACGACGGGTATCGAGGTGTCGGTGAAACCGGCCGGGAAGAAGATCGAGCGCCTCTCTCTGCTCTCCGGCGGGGAGCGGTCTCTAGCGGCCGTAGCGCTCCTGATCGCCATCTTCAAGGCGCGGCCGAGCCCGTTCTACATCATGGACGAGGTCGAGGCGGCGCTCGACGACGCCAACCTGGGCCGCCTGCTGACCATCTTCGAAGACCTCCGGCGCACCAGCCAGCTCATCGTGATCACCCACCAGAAACGCACCATGGAGATCGCCGACGCCCTGTACGGCGTGTCCATGCGGCAGGACGGCGTCTCGGCCGTGGTGGGACAGCGGATGGTGCGCGACGACGTCGAGCAGGCCTCCTGA
- the rnc gene encoding ribonuclease III, whose amino-acid sequence MSALQEILGLQIDPGLLELALTHRSYAYENGGLPTNERLEFLGDSILGQAVTVMLYRSYPELSEGDLAKRRASLVSSAALAGIARGLGLGAFVRLGRGETLTGGREKSSILADTVEALIGAVYLDSGGDRATEFVLRLVQPLLADPGHFGVSMDPKTSLQEAAARLNAGVPVYAVAESGPDHSKVFVATVSVGTRVSATGTGTSKKHAEMAAALEAWTQLRARG is encoded by the coding sequence ATGTCGGCTCTGCAGGAGATCCTCGGCCTGCAGATCGATCCCGGCCTACTCGAGCTCGCCCTGACGCACCGTTCGTACGCGTACGAGAACGGTGGGCTGCCCACCAATGAGCGCCTGGAGTTCCTGGGCGATTCGATTTTGGGCCAGGCCGTGACGGTGATGTTGTACCGCAGCTACCCCGAGCTCAGCGAGGGCGACCTCGCCAAGCGCCGGGCCAGCCTGGTGTCCAGCGCCGCTCTCGCGGGGATTGCCCGAGGCCTCGGCCTCGGCGCTTTTGTGCGCCTGGGGCGTGGGGAGACCCTCACCGGAGGACGCGAGAAATCGTCCATCCTGGCTGACACCGTCGAGGCCCTCATCGGGGCGGTCTACCTCGACTCGGGCGGGGACCGCGCGACCGAGTTCGTCCTACGGCTCGTGCAGCCGCTGCTCGCCGACCCGGGACACTTCGGCGTGTCGATGGACCCGAAGACCAGCCTGCAGGAAGCCGCCGCCCGGCTGAACGCCGGCGTGCCGGTCTACGCCGTCGCCGAGAGCGGGCCCGACCACTCCAAGGTCTTCGTGGCCACGGTGTCCGTCGGCACCAGGGTGAGCGCCACCGGAACCGGGACCAGCAAGAAGCACGCCGAGATGGCCGCGGCCCTCGAGGCCTGGACTCAGCTGCGCGCCCGAGGCTGA
- the mutM gene encoding bifunctional DNA-formamidopyrimidine glycosylase/DNA-(apurinic or apyrimidinic site) lyase: MPELPEVEVVRAGLEPAVSGATVTGVEVFDDRSLRRHDRSLGEFEALLTGSRLLAAVRRGKFLWFPLAERAGGSDRALVAHLGMSGQVLLRTPGETPEKLLRIRLALEHPVHGELALHFVDQRIFGSMAVDTVLPTDDRRPAGYSGPGLAPGRPLDGERVPAAWEAQIPSQVAHIGRDPLDPAFSAPEFYRSLARTRSGIKRVLLDQQVASGIGNIYADEALYEARVHFDQPASSLSTATARRLLAAVRAILLRALAEGGTSFDAQYVNVNGQSGYFSHSLNAYGQHGRPCPRCGTELVRARFMNRSSHYCPRCQRLR, from the coding sequence ATGCCTGAACTGCCCGAGGTCGAGGTCGTCCGCGCCGGACTCGAGCCGGCCGTCTCCGGCGCCACCGTGACGGGCGTCGAGGTCTTCGACGACCGCTCCCTGCGCCGGCACGACCGCTCACTGGGCGAGTTCGAGGCGCTGCTGACCGGGTCCAGGCTCCTCGCCGCGGTGCGCCGGGGAAAGTTCCTCTGGTTCCCGCTCGCCGAGCGCGCCGGCGGATCCGACCGTGCCCTCGTGGCGCACCTCGGCATGAGCGGACAGGTGTTGCTGCGCACCCCGGGCGAAACCCCGGAGAAGCTGCTGCGCATCCGTCTGGCCCTCGAGCACCCGGTGCACGGCGAACTGGCGCTGCACTTCGTGGATCAGCGCATCTTCGGCAGCATGGCCGTGGACACCGTCCTACCCACCGATGACCGGCGGCCGGCCGGCTACTCCGGACCCGGGCTGGCCCCTGGACGGCCCCTGGACGGCGAACGGGTTCCCGCCGCCTGGGAAGCCCAGATCCCGAGCCAGGTGGCACACATCGGCCGCGATCCCCTCGATCCTGCCTTCTCGGCGCCGGAGTTCTACCGCTCGCTTGCACGCACCCGCTCGGGCATCAAGAGGGTGCTGCTCGACCAGCAGGTGGCCAGCGGCATCGGTAACATCTACGCCGACGAGGCCCTGTACGAGGCCCGGGTTCACTTCGACCAGCCGGCCTCATCGTTGTCCACGGCCACGGCCCGACGGCTGCTCGCGGCGGTGCGCGCCATCCTGCTGCGCGCCCTGGCCGAAGGCGGCACGAGTTTCGACGCCCAGTACGTGAACGTCAACGGGCAGTCCGGCTATTTCTCACACAGCCTCAACGCTTACGGACAGCACGGTCGGCCGTGCCCGCGCTGCGGAACCGAACTTGTGCGCGCACGGTTCATGAACCGGTCGTCGCACTACTGTCCGCGCTGCCAGCGGCTGCGCTGA
- a CDS encoding DUF177 domain-containing protein: protein MNKFKKTPYKVDVRDIINRPGTLYERDIDILVPNDLGEALVAVKAGSTLHAELRLECIHEGILVTADVTGKAAGECGRCLIDIELPVRVHFVELFAYDLDEAYECAVQDDHVDLEPLIRDAVVLSLPFQPVCRRDCPGLDPETGERRATSPELEPSDVQDPRWSALLEFQASESISTDEDIRAVPDREEK, encoded by the coding sequence GTGAACAAGTTCAAGAAGACCCCGTACAAGGTTGACGTACGTGACATCATCAACCGCCCGGGAACGCTCTACGAGCGCGACATCGACATCCTTGTGCCCAACGACCTCGGCGAAGCGCTAGTGGCCGTCAAGGCCGGCTCCACCCTGCACGCCGAGCTGCGCCTCGAATGCATCCACGAAGGCATCCTGGTGACCGCCGATGTGACCGGAAAAGCCGCCGGAGAGTGCGGAAGATGCCTGATTGACATCGAATTGCCTGTCCGAGTTCATTTTGTCGAGCTTTTCGCGTACGATCTAGACGAAGCTTATGAGTGTGCGGTTCAAGATGACCACGTGGATCTTGAACCACTAATCAGGGATGCAGTGGTGTTGTCACTGCCGTTCCAGCCGGTTTGCCGGCGGGATTGCCCAGGTCTCGACCCAGAGACCGGGGAACGGCGTGCCACTTCCCCTGAACTTGAACCGAGTGACGTGCAGGATCCCCGCTGGTCCGCACTATTGGAATTCCAAGCTTCCGAAAGCATCAGCACGGATGAAGACATCCGTGCTGTACCGGATAGAGAAGAGAAGTAG
- a CDS encoding HTH domain-containing protein: MNPEIYDTGAELRRIIAAGQVSEDALEAITGISAEKLRSFLDDARPRVLGLTSERLVLSTDESTRLSVLAAQLTVGLPIGDDERLRATIESLTVECRLTLANIARLTGLAIDDLASALRDPRTVSLDTKFRLAGRCSYLINAVNRARDPEHRPPTRTEQPK, translated from the coding sequence ATGAATCCGGAGATTTACGACACTGGCGCCGAGCTCAGACGGATCATCGCCGCCGGCCAGGTCTCCGAAGACGCGCTGGAGGCCATCACGGGTATCTCGGCGGAGAAGCTGCGGTCGTTCCTCGACGACGCACGGCCGCGGGTCCTCGGGCTCACGAGCGAACGGCTGGTGCTCTCGACCGACGAGAGCACCAGACTGTCTGTTCTCGCGGCGCAGCTCACGGTCGGGTTGCCGATCGGCGATGACGAGCGGCTCCGGGCGACTATCGAATCGCTCACGGTGGAGTGCCGGCTCACCCTCGCGAACATTGCCCGGCTGACCGGACTCGCCATCGATGATCTGGCGAGCGCCCTGCGTGACCCGCGGACGGTTTCGCTGGACACGAAGTTCCGGCTCGCGGGCAGGTGTTCCTACCTCATCAACGCGGTCAACCGGGCACGCGATCCGGAGCACCGGCCGCCGACCCGAACAGAGCAGCCGAAGTAG
- a CDS encoding GNAT family N-acetyltransferase, whose protein sequence is MGTTAFTIDELTIPSENSGPGWDDFAAAIEVRNRVEAHAYGTVVLNQTAEELWPAWLTPEHSPRRLFVARAGGQIVGRGVYETLADAESEFAWLTVGVLPEHRTHGIGTALTARLDALADAAGRSIRIVYAMSPEGPGPRLASPTGFGSVPTGNAEVRFLLRHGYTLEQVERGSALALPVDPRLLDRHLNEAKARAGGDYVVLTWTGRTPERWLDDLARLYTRMSTDAPSAGLEEPEDVWTVERLRSEQDAAAGGPRATLVAAALHRPSGRLAGFTELSVPGHPRRAVEQEDTLVLSEHRGHRLGMLLKAANLRQLVLTHPEQTMVTTFNAEENRYMLNVNEALGFVPLGYEGAWRRVSAA, encoded by the coding sequence ATGGGGACCACGGCATTCACCATCGACGAACTGACGATTCCATCGGAGAACTCCGGGCCGGGCTGGGATGATTTCGCCGCAGCCATCGAGGTGCGCAACAGGGTCGAGGCCCACGCGTACGGAACGGTCGTGTTGAACCAGACGGCCGAGGAGCTCTGGCCAGCCTGGCTCACGCCAGAGCACTCCCCCAGGCGGCTCTTCGTCGCCCGGGCCGGCGGCCAGATCGTGGGCCGGGGCGTGTACGAGACTCTCGCCGATGCGGAGTCGGAATTCGCGTGGTTGACGGTGGGGGTGCTGCCGGAGCACCGCACCCACGGCATCGGGACTGCCCTGACCGCACGACTCGACGCCCTGGCGGACGCCGCCGGACGCAGCATCCGTATCGTCTACGCCATGTCACCGGAGGGTCCTGGGCCCCGGCTGGCATCCCCGACAGGGTTCGGCTCGGTGCCGACCGGCAACGCCGAGGTGCGTTTCCTACTCCGGCACGGGTACACCCTCGAGCAGGTCGAGCGCGGCAGCGCGCTGGCGCTTCCGGTGGACCCGCGCCTGCTGGACCGGCACCTCAACGAGGCCAAGGCCCGCGCCGGCGGTGACTACGTGGTGCTGACCTGGACCGGCCGTACGCCCGAGCGCTGGCTCGACGACCTGGCCCGGCTGTACACGCGGATGTCGACGGATGCGCCCAGCGCCGGCCTGGAGGAGCCCGAGGACGTCTGGACCGTCGAGCGACTCCGGAGCGAGCAGGATGCCGCGGCCGGAGGACCGCGCGCCACACTCGTGGCCGCTGCCCTGCACCGCCCCAGCGGCCGGCTGGCCGGATTCACCGAGTTGTCCGTTCCCGGCCACCCGCGCCGGGCCGTCGAGCAGGAGGACACCCTCGTGCTCAGCGAACATCGGGGGCACCGGCTGGGGATGCTGCTCAAGGCGGCCAATCTGAGGCAGCTGGTGCTGACGCATCCTGAGCAGACGATGGTGACCACATTCAACGCCGAGGAGAACCGGTACATGCTGAACGTGAACGAGGCGCTTGGCTTCGTGCCGCTGGGGTACGAGGGCGCCTGGCGCCGGGTCAGCGCAGCCTGA
- the rpmF gene encoding 50S ribosomal protein L32 yields the protein MAVPKRKQSRSNTRSRRSCWKAEAPTLVKTMENGKVVYSLPHRAKVVTDAAGTALFMEYKGRKVADV from the coding sequence ATGGCAGTCCCGAAGCGCAAGCAATCACGCTCCAACACCCGCTCACGCCGTTCCTGCTGGAAGGCCGAAGCCCCCACCCTGGTGAAGACCATGGAGAACGGCAAGGTCGTCTACAGCCTCCCGCACCGCGCGAAGGTCGTCACGGATGCCGCCGGCACCGCACTGTTCATGGAATACAAGGGCCGCAAGGTCGCTGACGTTTAG